The sequence below is a genomic window from Geothermobacter ehrlichii.
GTTGTCGATCCGCCGCGACTCGTGGCGCTCGGTACCGAGGATATAGAGACCGCCGGCGGCCAGCACCTCTTCCTTTTCCCGGGCGCAGATCGGCCGGAAATGCTCGAGGGCCTCCTGGTAGGCGGTTTCGAAGTCGTCGGCATTCTGCGCCTGCTGCCGGGCAAGCATCTCCGGGTTGCCCCCCAGAACGATATCGGTACCGCGACCGGCCATGTTGGTGGCGATGGTCACCGCCCCCTTGCGGCCGGCCTGGGCGACGATGAAGGCTTCCTTTTCGTGGTGCTTGGCGTTGAGCACGTTGTGCGGCACGCCGCGTTTCTTGAGCATTTCGGAAAGGCGCTCCGAATTCTCGATGGAGATGGTGCCGACCAGCACCGGCTGCCCCTTGTCGTGACGCTGGACGATATCCTCGATGACGGCGGCGAACTTCTCCTTTTCGGTCTTGTAGATCACGTCCGACTGGTCGATGCGGATCATCGGCCGGTTGGTCGGGATGACCACCACGTCGAGCTTGTAGATCTCGTTGAACTCCGCCGCCTCGGTATCGGCGGTACCGGTCATGCCCGCCAGCTTTTCGTACATGCGGAAGTAGTTCTGGAAGGTGATGGTGGCCAGGGTCTGGTTCTCGCTCTCGATCTTGACCCCTTCCTTGGCCTCGATGGCCTGGTGCAGACCGTCGCTCCAGCGGCGGCCGGGCATCAGGCGGCCGGTGAACTCGTCGACGATCTGCACCTCGCCGTCCTTGACCACGTAGTCGACGTCGCGCTTGAACAGGGTGTGCGCCTTGAGAGCCTGGTTGACATGGTGCAGCAGCTCGATGTTGCTCGGATCGTAGAGGTTCTGCACTCCGAGCATCTTCTCCACCTTGGCCACCCCTTCCTCGGTGAGGGTCGCCGTCTTGGACTTTTCGTCGATGGTGTAGTCGCCGGTGTATTCCTTGCGCGCCTGGCCGATCTTGCCGTCGCGATGCTCGATCACCTCGCCCTGCTTCAGCCGGGGGATGATGCGGTTGACCATGTAGTAGAGCTCACTGGAGGTTTCCGACGGACCGGAAATGATCAGCGGCGTGCGCGCCTCGTCGATGAGAATCGAGTCGACCTCGTCGACGATGGCGTAGTGGTGCTCGCGCTGCACGTAGTCCTCGAGGGCGAACTTCATGTTGTCGCGCAGATAGTCGAAACCGAACTCGTTGTTGGTGCCGTAGGTGATGTCGCAGCCGTAGGCCTGCTGCCGTTCCTTTTCGGTCAGGCCATGAACGATGCAGCCGACACTCAGCCCGAGAAAGCGGTGGACCTGCCCCATCCATTCGGCGTCGCGACGGGCAAGGTAGTCGTTGACCGTCACCACGTGCACGCCGCGGCCGGTCAGGGCGTTCAGGTAGCTGGGCAGGGTCGCGACCAGGGTTTTGCCCTCGCCGGTCTTCATTTCGGCGATCTTGCCCTGGTGCAGCACCATGCCGCCGATCAGCTGCACGTCGAAATGGCGCATACCGAGCACCCGCACCGCCGCCTCGCGCACGGTGGCGAATGCCTCGGGAAGCAGATCGTCCAGGGACTCGCCGTTGTCGAGCCGCTGGCGGAACTCGGCGGTCCTGCCGCGCAGCTGCTCGTCGCTCAGCCCCTGTATCTGCGGCTCCAGGGCGTTGATCCGGTCGACCAGCGGCTGCAGGCGCTTCAGCTCCCGGTCATTCTTGCTGCCGACTATCTTCTTGATCAGGCTGTTGATCATTCGTTCTCTCCTGCGTGAGTCTGCCCGCCCCCTCCGGGCTAAAAGCGGTGAATTCTACCACAGGGGGTCGGCTCCGACAAGAATGCAGCCCCCGCAGGCAGCTGCATGTTCACCGCCGGCAAGGGCATAAAAAAACGGCTGCCAAACGGCAACCGCGTGTCTGCTGACAAGGCCATATCGAGCGTCCCGAGGCTACAGGAACTTGCGCGGATTGACAGGCACCCCGTTGCGGCGCACCTCGTAGTGAACGTGCGAGCCGGTCGAACTGCCGGTGTTGCCGACGGCGGCGATCCGGTCGCCACGCCTGACCCGCTGACCGACCTTGACGTAAATCCGCGAATTGTGGGCGTAGTATGTCTTGTAGCCGTAGCCATGGTCGATGACCACCAGCTTGCCGTAGCCGGGGGCGATTCCGGCCTGGGTCACCACCCCGTCGGCGGTGGCATGCACCGGGGTTCCAGTGCGGGCGGCGATGTCGAGCCCCTCGTGCATCTTGCGCCGGCCGGTGAAGGGCGACTTGCGCATGCCGAAGGTCGAGGTCAGCCAGCCCTTGACCGGCCAGCCCTGGGGCTTCGCCGCCAGCAGCGATCGCTGGTCGTTGAGAGCGGCCTGAATCTCTTCCTGGCTGAGGCGCTGCAGATCGATCTGGCGACGTACCTGGTCGATGCGCTCCTGCAGGTCGGAAAGCCCGTTCGGCAGCTCCGGTTCCGGCGGTCCGCCGATGCCGGTCAGGGCGTCCGGCCGGGCGGCCTGGACGCTGGTCAGGTTCCGTACCTGGGCATCGTTCTGGGCCAGCAGGGTCAGGTCGCGGTTCAGGGTCTGCAGTTCTGTGGAGAGCCGGGCCAGCTCGAGCCGCTGCTCGGTGTTCTCCTGCCGCAGACGCGCCAGTTCCTCCCGGTCGATCCCGCGGCGCACATAGCCTGCGGCGAGCAGGGCGACGCCGAGCACCACCGCCGCCATCGCCAGGCAACAGGCCCGGACCGTCCAGCCCGGCAGCATGAACCGGCGCACGCGCCGGGCGTCTTCAGGAACGATCAGAATGGTGAAACGCTTGTCTGTCACCGGCCCTCCCTAGGCAATGCCGACGCCTGCGGCGTCGACAGACGACCCTGCATGAAAATGCATTGATAGCCGTATTTCCCGTTTTTTGTCAAGTTTTCCGACATTTGAGGCTAGCTGTCGCCGTCCGGGACGGCGCCGTCGATGTCGATGCTGACCGCCGTCTCGTCGCATTCGGGAAACTTGGCGCACTTGATACAGTCGCGCCAGATCTTCTGCGGCAGCCGGCTCTTGTCGATCTCGACAAACCCCAGCCGGGCGAAAAAGTCCGGCTTGTAGGTCAGGGCGAAGACCTGCCTCAACCCCAGTTCGCGGGCCTCGTCGAGACAGGCGAGCACCAGGCTGCGGCCGACCCCCCTGCCGCCGGCCTCTTCGGCCACGGCCAGGGAGCGGATCTCGGCCAGGTCCTCCCAGCAGATCTGCAACCGGACCGTGCCGACGACGGCGCCGTCCTGCTCGAAGACATAGAAACTCCGGATGTATTCATAGACCTCGGCCAGCGAGGCGGAGAGCATCAATCCTTCGCCGGCATAGTGGTTGAGCAGACCGTGAATCACCTTGGCATCGGCGATGACCGCCTTACGTACCATCGTCTTTCTCCCTTGCGACGGCTTCGATCATTTCCCGCGCGTGTTCGAGAGTCCGTTCGGTCACCCGGTCGCCTCCCAGCATGCGGGCCATCTCCCGGACCCGCGTCTCGTCGCCGAGCGCGACCATGGCGGTGAAGGTCCGTCCACCGTCGACCATCTTCTCGACCCGGTAATGGTTGTCCCCGAATGCCGCCACCTGCGGCAGGTGGGTGATGCAGAGGACCTGCAATCCCCGGGCCACTTTTTTCAGCTTGCGGCCGACGGCGCTGGCCGCCTCGCCGCCGATCCCGGCGTCGACCTCGTCGAAAACGAGGGTCGAAACCCCGTCGGCCTCCGGCGCCACCTGCTTCAGGGCCAGCATGATGCGCGACAGCTCGCCCCCCGAGGCGATCCAGGCCAGGGGTTTCGGATCTTCGCCGGGATTGGTCGACAGGTAGAATTCGATCCGCTCCAGCCCCCTCGGTCCCGGCTCGTCCAGGTCAAAGAAATGAACCTCGAAACGGGATCCCGGCATGGCCAGATCGGCCAGTTCCCGCTCGACCGCCCGCGCCATCTTCTCGGCCGCCCGGCGGCGCCGGGCGGAGAGGTCCTGCCCCAGCTCCCGCAGGCGCGCCTCGGCCTGCCGCAACTGTCCGGCCAGCTCCTCGCGTCGGCTGTCGGCGTGCTCGAGGCGGTCGAGTTCGGCCTCGACCTGCTGCAGCCGCTCGAGAATCCCCTCGACCGTCGGCGCATACTTGCGCTTGAGCTGACCGATGCGGGCCAGCCGTTCCTCGACCTCGTTCTGCCGGCCTGGCTCGAAACTGAGCCGGGAGGAAAAGTCGCGCAGCTGCAGGGCGACGTCCTCGAGACTGTACTGGCTGCTGCGCAGGGTTTCCGCCAGGGTCCCGAGTAGCGGGTCGATTTCGGCCAGGTTTTCGAGCTCTCCCGCCAGCCGGCTGACGATTTCACAGACCGAGTTCGCACCGCCGTAGAGGCTTTCATAGCCGCCGCCGGTAGCCTGGGAGAGTTTTTCGCCATGCTTCAGCAGCTTGCGCTCCTGTTCCAGTTCCTCGTCCTCCCCCGGCCGCAGGGCGGCGGCGGCAATCTCCTGCCGCTGAAACCGCAGAAAATCGAGCCGCTGCTGGCGGTCGCGCTCTCCCTGCTCGAGCTGTTCGAGCTCGTCGCGCAACGCCTTCACCCCGGCATGGCAGTCGGCACAGGCCCGGCGCTGTTGCTGCAGGCCGGCGAAATGATCGAGAAAATTGAGGTGGGCCTCGGGCTTCTGCAGCAGCTGGTGCTCATGCTGGCCGTAGATGTTGACCAGCCGTCGGCTGATATCCTGCAGCTGCCCCAGCCGGGCGATGGAACCGTTGATGAAGATCCGGTTCTTCCCTTCCCGACTGATCACCCGCTTGACGGTCAGTTCGTCCGCAACCTCGAAACCGGATGCCTCGAGCTGCCGTTTGACCTCGGTCAGCCCGGCGATGTCGAACAGCCCTTCGACCGTCGCTTCGTCGGTACCGGCTCGTATGACCTCGGGCCGGGCGCGGCCGCCGATGAGCAGGCCGACGGCATCGATGATGATCGACTTGCCGGCGCCCGTCTCGCCGGTAAGAATGTTGAATCCCGGCTTCAGACTCACCTCGAGCCGGTCGATGATGGCGAAGTTGCGGATGACGAGTTCTCTGAGCATGGCAATCCGTCGGCCGCCCGGTCGCGGGCTAGCGCTCTCCCCAGAGCAGCTTGGTGCGAAGGATTTCGAAATAGTCCCGCTGCGGGCTCTTCACCAGCAGGGTCACGCAGGGAGACCGCCTGACCTCGACCACGTCACCGCCGGCCAGCGGCATGCCGATCTGGCCGTCGGCGGTCAGCATCACCTCTTCGTCCTGAAACTTGACCTCGACCCGGATCACGTCTTCGTCAGAGACGATGATCGGCCGGTTGGTCAGCATGTGCGGACAGATGGGGGCGATGGCCAGGCAGTGCAGCCCCGGATGGATGATGGGGCCGCCGGCGGCCAGGTTGTAGGCGGTGGTGCCGGTCGGGGTCGAGATGATCAGGCCGTCGCCGCGGAAGGTGGTCAGGTAGCCGCCGTTGATGCTGGCCTCCATGTCGATGATGCGTGCCAGCGCCCCCTTGTTGATGACAACGTCGTTCAGGGTACGGAAACGGCCGACGGCCTCGCCGCGACGCAGCACCACGGCGTCGAGCATCATGCGGCTCGACACCTCGAAATCGCCGCGCAGCACCCGGTCGAGCACCGGAAAGGTCTCGTCGCAGGCGACCTCGGTGAGAAAACCGAGCCGGCCGAGATTCACTCCGAGGATGGGAATCCGCAGCTCACCGATCAGCCGGGCGACGGAAATCAGGGTGCCGTCACCACCCAGCACGACGACCAGGTCGACCAGGGAAGGAATGGCGCCCGGCGGATAACCCTTCTCCCGCCCCAGCGCCGAGGCCAGCACATCTTCCAGAAAGATGCTGCAGCCGCGCTCTTCGAGATAGCAGCAGACATCGCCGGCCAGGGCCGCGGCATCCCGGTTGTTGTGCTTGGCATAGATACCGATTCTTTTCATGAGAACCACCTCTAATCGTCGAAATCTAGCAGATTTACGCCCCTGCGTCCATCCCTTTGCCGCCACTACGTCCGGTTGCCGGGCCCCGTCCGCTGTGCTAGAGTCGAACGCGGCAAGGAGACACGCGCAATGGACCTCTTCTCTCAGAGCACCGGCGACGACGCCCCGCTGGCCGAGCGGATGCGGCCCCAGGCCCTGGACGACATGGTCGGCCAGCAGCACCTGCTGGGGGAAGGGAAACTGCTGCGCCGGCTGATCGAACAGGACCGGCTCGCCTCAGTCATCTTCTGGGGACCGCCGGGCACCGGCAAGACCACCCTCGCCCGCGTCATCGCCAACACCACCAGCAGCCGCTTCGTCTTTTTTTCGGCCGTTCTCGGCAGCATCAAGGAGGTGCGGGAGATCGTCGCCAAGGCGGCGGAAGAACGCGCCTGGCACGGCCGCCGCACCCTGCTTTTCGTCGACGAGATCCACCGTTTCAACAAGGCGCAGCAGGACGCCTTTCTTCCCGCCGTCGAGAAGGGGGATGTCATTCTTATCGGCGCGACGACCGAAAACCCGAGCTTCGAGGTCAATTCGGCCCTGCTCTCCCGGTCGCGGGTCTTCGTGCTAGAACCGCTTTCCGCCGAGGATCTGAAAACCCTGCTGCAAAAAGCCCTGCGCGATCCGCGCGGCCTGGCGGACAGCAATCTGCAAATCGAGGAGGACGCCCTCGATTTTCTCGCCGCGCGGGCCCACGGCGATGCCCGGGTGGCCCTTGGCGCGCTGGAGATCGCCGCCACCGCGGCCCGCAACGGAACCATCGACCTGCCCCTGGTCGAGGAGGCGCTGCAGAGCCGGGCCATTCTCTACGACAAGGGAGGCGAGGAGCACTACAACGTCATCTCGGCCTTCATCAAGAGCATGCGCGGCTCCGACCCGGACGCCGCCCTCTACTGGCTGGCCCGGATGCTCGAGGCAGGCGAAGACCCCCTGTTCATCGCCCGCAGGATGGTCATCTTCGCCTCCGAGGATGTCGGCAACGCCGATCCCCGCGCCCTGCAGATCGCCATCACCGTGCAGCAGGCGGTGCATTTCGTCGGCCTGCCCGAAGCGCGCATCAACCTGGCCCAGGGTGTCACCTATCTGGCCACGGCGCCAAAGAGCAATGCCAGCTATGTCGGCATCAAGCAGGCGCAGGCCGAGGTTCGCGCCAGCGGCGCCCTGCCGGTCCCCAAACACCTGCGCAACGCCCCGACCCGGCTGATGAAGGAACTCGACTACGGCAAGGGTTACCAGTACGCCCATGACCAGGCCGAAGCCCTGACAACCCAGTCCCACCTGCCGGAAGACCTGGCCGGCCGAACCTTCTACCGGCCGACCGACCGCGGCTACGAGAAGACCATCGGCGAACGCATGGCCTATCATGCGCAGCTGAAAATGCGGCGCAGGGGCCGAAAGGAAAAACCATGAGCCGGCGGCTGCTTTTCGTTCTGCTGTTTCTGCTGCCGGCGACCCCGCTCTGGAGCGCGGCATCCGACTGGCAGCCCTGGGACGGCAAGAGCCGGAAAGAGATGCCGATCGAGGCCGACGGTCCGGCTTTCGACCAGGCGATCCGTTTCTTTCAGCACTACATCTCACCGGTCGACGGCGCCCGCTGCCCCATGTATCCGACCTGTTCGGCCTACGCCCGCCAGGCCCTGGCCCGCCACGGCCCCTGGCTCGGCATTCTGCTCACCGTCGACCGCCTGATTCACGAAAACGATCCGCGCGAACGCCGCCGGCCGGTGCTGGTCGGCGATCGCTATCGCTATTTCGACCCGGTCGAGGCCAACGACTTCTGGCTGGGGCATCCCGCGGCGGCGCCGGATCCGCCCGATGGTCAACCACCCCGTTCCCGCATGGACTCAGGGCAAATAACCCAGTGATTTTCAGCTTGTTTTTGCCCGCCGCGCAGGTTATATTGACGGCGGTTCGCTTCTGATTTACCGGTTTCAAGGAGGGGGCAACAGAGCGATATACCACCCTTTGCAGTCATTGGAATGCATATGGCCGGCTTAGGCAGGGTATTGAAAAGCGTCATGAGGGTGGGCGAAACGGGGCAAAGACGGCCGAAAAACGCAAAAACTCGGTTTACAAAGTGAGTGAATGAGCGTTTGAGGCTGTTTCGACGCCTTGCCGGGTTCGTGAGTTCAGGCAGGTCAATGACTGTGTACTACCTGCCGGTCATCGGCTTGCGGACGCGGGGTCACGCCAACCACGATCGTTTTTCGATGTCCTGCAGGCACCGGCATGGAGCCTACGGGATGGTATCGACCCCTGGTCGTCGTCAAAAACAGAACCCACTACCAGCGTCCGGCATCCAACCCTCCGGAGCGCACACGGTTCTATTCTCTCTTTCCCCCATGGAGGCGTCATGCCTCCGCTGAACGAACCACCGATCGACTTCAGCGAGCCGCTGCGGCATTGCCTCGACTATCTCGGCCGTTCCGACGTTTCCGTTCCCATTCAGTCACTGTTGACAGCCTCCGGCATCGACCGCGAACGGCTGCGGGTAACAGCTGAACAATTCTACCGATTTTGCCAGCATGTCGCAGCCGCAACCGGCGACGACATGCTGCTGCGCCGGGTGGGACGCCACGCCGGGCGCCGGGCAAGCCTCGGCTTTCTCAGCCAGGCGGCCCAGGGAATCGTCGGCCCCGGCCTCCTTCTGCAGCACCTGATACGGCGGCACCAGTCCGGCCGACCGGCGCTATGGGAACTGAAAAAAACCGGCGCCAGACGTCTCGAACTGTCGCTCGGCGGCAAGGGACACGGCCCCTTCCTCTGTCAGTACGTGACCGGTTTTCTCGAAGGGCTGGCTCCGCTCTACAGCCAGGAAGGATCCGGTTTCGTTCATCCGCGCTGTACCGGCCGGGGGGACAGCCGCTGTCTCTATGTCCTTTCCTGGCCCAACCGACCGGGCGACACCCTCAGGCGCGCCCGCAACCTGCTCGCCGCCGGCACCCTGCTGACATTGCCGGCGATACCGTGGATCCCGGCAACGGCGACCGGCCCTCTTGCGTTCGCCGCCATGGGGGGCCTCTTCGCCCTGACCGCCATCGGCGGTATCATCGAGCGTATCGGCATCCAGAAACACCTGCACCGGCAGATCCTGACCAACGAGCACCTCGTCGACCAGGAAAACGCCAACGCGGTCAAGCTGCAGCTGACCCGGGAACTGAGCCAGGCGGTGGGCAGCCGCGGCAGCAGCGAGGATCTGCTGCAGGCGGTCATCGACATTCTGGCCGAAAATCTCGACTTCGACCGGGGCATGATCTTCCTCGTCGACCGGGACGAAAAGACAGTGCAGTACCGGGCGGGATTCGGACTGGGCGAACAGGACCTGGCGGTACTGCGCGAACCCGTTTCCATGGATCTGAAGTCCAGGGGCCACCCCCTGCCCGACTTTCTGCGGCAGTCCGGCTCGCTGCTCGTCAACGACGTCAGGGGGCTGCATTCCGTCCGCCACCACAATTTCTGCCGCTGGATGGCCCACCTGGGCAACCGCTCGTTTCTCTGCTGCCCCATCCACAATGGAAAACATCCTGCAGGGCTGCTGATCATGGGCCTGTCCAGTCCGCGCCGACAACTGCTGGAAAGCGACCTGCAGCTGCTCGAGGGGCTGGTTCCCCTGATCGGCATCGGCCTGCAGAACACGCGTCTGCTCCATCAGCAGTCAAGCCAGTTCCAGTCGATCCTGCAGGTCCTGGCGGCAAGCATCGACGCCCGCGACTTTCTGACCGCGGGGCACTCGGCCCAGGTCACCGAATACGCCGTCGGCATCTGCCGCAAGCTGGGTCTTTCCGAGGACTACACCGACATGGTCCGCATCGCCGCCATGCTGCACGACTACGGCAAGCTGGCCGTTCCCGACTTCATCCTGAAAAAGGACGGTGAACTCTCCGCCGAAGAAAAGGCCCTGATTCGCACCCATCCCGACAAGAGCCGCGAAATTCTCGAACGGATCCCCTTCGAAGGCATCTATCGCCAGATCCCGCAGATCGTCGGCGCCCACCACGAAAAGATGGACGGCAGCGGCTATCCGAAGGGGCTGAAGGGAGAAGAGATTCCGCTCGGCGCCCGCATCATCGCCGTGGCCGACTTCTTCGAGGCCATCACCTCCAAGCGCCACTACCGGGACCCGATGCCCTATCCCGTGGCCCTGCAGCTTCTGGCCGAAGAAAGCCTGATCCACTTCGACAAGAATGTGGTCGACGCCTTTTTCCGCTACATCAACGAAACCAGGGTCTGCATGGTCGGCAGGTCCAGGCCGAAAAGAACCAGCATCGACCGGCGCAAGGTCCGCATCCCCTGCCGCACACATGTCTCCTGCCAGATCGGCAACCGAGTCGTTGCCGGCACCAGCGCCAACCTCAGCAGCGGCGGCATCTTCGTCGCCACCGACCATCCCATCGACGTCAACAACCACGTCGAGGTCATCTTCACCCTGCCCAACCAGCCCTCCACCCTCTTCCGGCTGAAGGGGAGAGTCGCCTGGCACAACAACCGCAAGGCGCAACGCCTGCCGCACGGCGTCGGCATCGAGTTTTTGCGTGTGCCCGAGGAGATCTCCGGCGCTCTCAACGGCTTCATCAGCCATTACGTGGCCCGCCATGAAGCCGGGCTTGCCGACGAACCGGTTCTGACCGTTCACTGAAGAAGACCGGCAGCACTTCGAGCGCCGGCGCAGGGCGAGGGGTTTTGTGCCGGGTCAAGGCGCGGCCCGATGAGCGCGGAGGCGTACCGGAAGGTACGTCGCACAAGTGAAGAGGGACGCAACGACGAGCCGGTGCAAAAGAACCGCCCCGCAACCCGGCTTCAACGAAGTTCGCCAGCCCCTCTCCCCCGAACCGTCGAAGGGCGAGGAATTTTGTGCCGGGTCAAGGCGCGGCCCGATGAGCGCGGAGGCGTACCGGAAGGTACGTCGCACAAGCGAAGAGGGACGCAACGACGAGCCGGTGCAAAAGAACCGCCCCTGCTCAGAAAAGGTGGAAGATGTAGATCCCTGCCCCCACATCCGGACTGCCGTCGCTGAGCCCGCCGAGCAGATGGCCGCCAAACCCGAAATCATTTCCCTCCCAGCCGACACGCCCTACCAGTTCGAGGGCGTCGTCCTCACCATCAAAAGGCGCCGTGGCCCCTTCCAGGCCACCGGAAACATTCCAGCCTCCGGCCAGGTAGCGCCCGACGGCGGCCGACCATTCCCAGTACGGATCGGGCTGATAGTCACCGTTGTCACCGGGAAGGATGGAACGCAGGGAACCGTCGAGAAACCAGTCACCCAGCAGTCGCCGGACGGCCAGCCCGGCGCCGACATCCCAGGCGCCGGTACCCAGCCCCTTGCTGTCATCTCCGGTCGGTGCCTTGAGATAGCCGAGCAGGCTCAACTCGAGGCTCGACGAAGACCAGAAAGCCCAGTTCGACTCCAGGCTTACATCCCCCAGACCCTCGCTGGAGCCGGCGGCGGCCAGGCGGCCTCCCCCCATGCCGCCAACCGTCGACAAACCGTCCGCCATACCGCCGAAACGTCGACCACCCATGAGCACCGTCGTTCCTTCCGACTGACTGATCCAGGGCAGGGTCAGGGCCAGGTCAAAATCCGCCGTACTCCAGGCCAGGGTCACCGGCACGGTCACCGCGGTGACCGTTTCATCGGTTCCATAATCACCACTGGCCACATCCAGGCCGACTTCCAGGCTCAATCCCGCGGCCGAAACGGGAAGAACACTCAGCAACAGCAATCCTGTCGACAACAACAGCTTCAACATGGGCAACTCCCGGTTTCCGTGTTTCAGGCAAGACAGCCCCCGGCAACCTCTGGCGGCGGCAATGTCCCCTGTTTACCGTTAGACGTATGATTTCGGACAAGGTTTACCAAGGGGCTGACATCTTTTGCGTGGGGATGCAGAAAAAAGGAGGGTAGTCCGGGACACTGGAAGCACACTGCACCTCCAGCATCCCGGACAACACCGATGTCGGTCTATTCGACCCGGATTTCAAACTTGAACTGGCGTTTCTTGCCGTCGGCCAGTTTGCTGCCGACCTTGATCTCATACTCGCCGGGTGCCGGCAGGTTGATATCGCCGCCGAAGCCTTCGCCCATGCCCATCTTCATCGGCATCAACTTGATCGCCTTGCCCGCCTCACCGTTCTTGGGCTTGATCTTGACTGCAACCAGCCCCCCGGTCACCGGAGCGCCGGTCTTTTCGTCCTTGAACATGATCATGAAATGGTGGGTGGCACTCATGCCCATCTTCTCCATGGAGGCACGGGCCGCCTCGTCATAGACCTTGGCATGAGCCATCGCCTCGACGCCGTCTTCACTCTCGGTGCCGAGCATCAGCATGCCCGCCCCCATCTTCATGCCCTTCATGCCGTCATGGTCCATGCCCTTCATACCGTCATGGTCCATGCCTTCCATCTTGCCGTGGTGCCCGGCGTCCTTCATCATGCCATGGTCCATCTCCTTGTCAGCCACCGCAACCAGCGGCAACATCAGGGTAAAGATGGCGATCAAAAGAATCCTTGCTGCGTTTTTCATGTCCTTCTCCTTGGTGTGAGAGTATGGGCCTTCGCCCGGTGTCAAACAAACGATTCCGTGGCCTGTCATTCGTGAATCTCTTCGAATGAGGTCGGGGTAAATTCATGCTTCAGCTTCAATCCCCGCCACATGAAGTAGATCACCGGAAAGACCAGCAGCTCCATCAGTCCCGAGGTAATCACCCCGCCGACCATCGGCGCGGCGATCCGTTTCATCACGTCGGCCCCGGCGCCGTGCGACCACATGATGGGAACGAGACCGGCGATGATGACGCAGATAGTCATGATCTTGGGCCGGATGCGTTTGACCGCGCCATGGTGAATCGCCTGGGTCAGATCGCCCAATGTCAGCATCCGTCCGTTCCGGCGCCAGAGATCGAAAGCGAGATCGAGATAGAGCAGCATCACCACCCCGGTTTCGGCGGAAATGCCTGCCAGGGCGATCACCCCGACCCAGACCGCGACCGACATGTTGTAGCCGAGTGCATAGAGGAACCAGAAACAACCGACCAGCGACAACGGCAGGGCGATGAAGATGATGCCGGTCTTGACCAGGCTCTTGGTGTTCATGTAGATGATGACGAAGATGATCAGCAGCGTCAGCGGAATGACCACCTTCAGCTTGGCCGCCGCCGCCTGCATGTACTCGTACTGACCGCTCCAGACAATATTGTAGCCGGCCGGCAGCTTGACTTTCTCGGCAATGACCTTCTGGGCGTTCTCGACATAGGTGCCGACGTCGATGTCCTTCAGATCGACATAGATCCAGGCGGTCTGGCGGGCGTTTTCGCTCTTGATGCCGGGCGGCCCCTTGCGAAT
It includes:
- a CDS encoding replication-associated recombination protein A; its protein translation is MDLFSQSTGDDAPLAERMRPQALDDMVGQQHLLGEGKLLRRLIEQDRLASVIFWGPPGTGKTTLARVIANTTSSRFVFFSAVLGSIKEVREIVAKAAEERAWHGRRTLLFVDEIHRFNKAQQDAFLPAVEKGDVILIGATTENPSFEVNSALLSRSRVFVLEPLSAEDLKTLLQKALRDPRGLADSNLQIEEDALDFLAARAHGDARVALGALEIAATAARNGTIDLPLVEEALQSRAILYDKGGEEHYNVISAFIKSMRGSDPDAALYWLARMLEAGEDPLFIARRMVIFASEDVGNADPRALQIAITVQQAVHFVGLPEARINLAQGVTYLATAPKSNASYVGIKQAQAEVRASGALPVPKHLRNAPTRLMKELDYGKGYQYAHDQAEALTTQSHLPEDLAGRTFYRPTDRGYEKTIGERMAYHAQLKMRRRGRKEKP
- the yidD gene encoding membrane protein insertion efficiency factor YidD, with the protein product MSRRLLFVLLFLLPATPLWSAASDWQPWDGKSRKEMPIEADGPAFDQAIRFFQHYISPVDGARCPMYPTCSAYARQALARHGPWLGILLTVDRLIHENDPRERRRPVLVGDRYRYFDPVEANDFWLGHPAAAPDPPDGQPPRSRMDSGQITQ
- a CDS encoding HD domain-containing phosphohydrolase, which translates into the protein MPPLNEPPIDFSEPLRHCLDYLGRSDVSVPIQSLLTASGIDRERLRVTAEQFYRFCQHVAAATGDDMLLRRVGRHAGRRASLGFLSQAAQGIVGPGLLLQHLIRRHQSGRPALWELKKTGARRLELSLGGKGHGPFLCQYVTGFLEGLAPLYSQEGSGFVHPRCTGRGDSRCLYVLSWPNRPGDTLRRARNLLAAGTLLTLPAIPWIPATATGPLAFAAMGGLFALTAIGGIIERIGIQKHLHRQILTNEHLVDQENANAVKLQLTRELSQAVGSRGSSEDLLQAVIDILAENLDFDRGMIFLVDRDEKTVQYRAGFGLGEQDLAVLREPVSMDLKSRGHPLPDFLRQSGSLLVNDVRGLHSVRHHNFCRWMAHLGNRSFLCCPIHNGKHPAGLLIMGLSSPRRQLLESDLQLLEGLVPLIGIGLQNTRLLHQQSSQFQSILQVLAASIDARDFLTAGHSAQVTEYAVGICRKLGLSEDYTDMVRIAAMLHDYGKLAVPDFILKKDGELSAEEKALIRTHPDKSREILERIPFEGIYRQIPQIVGAHHEKMDGSGYPKGLKGEEIPLGARIIAVADFFEAITSKRHYRDPMPYPVALQLLAEESLIHFDKNVVDAFFRYINETRVCMVGRSRPKRTSIDRRKVRIPCRTHVSCQIGNRVVAGTSANLSSGGIFVATDHPIDVNNHVEVIFTLPNQPSTLFRLKGRVAWHNNRKAQRLPHGVGIEFLRVPEEISGALNGFISHYVARHEAGLADEPVLTVH